In a single window of the Papaver somniferum cultivar HN1 chromosome 8, ASM357369v1, whole genome shotgun sequence genome:
- the LOC113302969 gene encoding uncharacterized protein LOC113302969, producing the protein MIILKKLLMSHILSFGIACSYCLLIQSVLVIVENGYGWQLFLKMSQRNSITNYGCDLMLFGGGRMGETIIWSSHSKGFNASCLILIHNIHKYTGMTDLGLVLRLAAYLVSYAWECFSSNILSITYQQDVEYWVNTLPISIKGGISCYWCGSLSITVGGGRVYDWFDQKHMGVVSNERWNIAARYFIADTQQSLAQLLNSASDQATTIQVKEESANYIQLTNAVYDFWIIMHGLKVIVSEIFQISPTGEVCLRLQLQVQVKCKGPHAVFTNFNFQVETRGCEGTIAHTDTARGASIITYQAVSPDGSGLEYWPETMLLTVQRKITKFGIATTYSSREGATLPVFSGSFAHFIPSITEPSLVQAEFKTSSSLAFLLGITVLVPHCVQGAAATEFWAWISNILGPTRKTSGHCFIISLWALLGMSCTCRS; encoded by the coding sequence ATGATTATATTAAAAAAATTGCTTATGAGCCATATATTAAGCTTTGGTATAGCTTGCAGTTATTGTCTGCTTATTCAAAGTGTTCTAGTAATTGTTGAAAATGGATATGGTTGGCAGCTGTTTTTGAAGATGTCACAAAGGAATAGTATCACCAATTATGGTTGTGATCTTATGTTGTTTGGTGGAGGAAGAATGGGTGAAACCATTATATGGAGTTCTCATTCGAAAGGGTTTAATGCTTCATGTTTGATCTTAATTCATAATATCCATAAGTACACTGGAATGACTGATCTGGGGTTGGTTCTTAGGTTGGCAGCATATCTGGTTTCGTATGCTTGGGAATGCTTCAGTTCCAACATTTTATCCATTACTTATCAACAAGATGTAGAATATTGGGTGAATACACTGCCAATCTCAATTAAAGGTGGGATTTCTTGCTATTGGTGTGGTAGTTTGTCGATTACTGTTGGTGGAGGCAGAGTTTATGATTGGTTTGATCAAAAGCATATGGGAGTTGTCAGTAATGAAAGATGGAATATTGCAGCTAGGTATTTTATTGCAGATACCCAACAAAGCTTGGCGCAACTGTTAAACTCCGCATCTGATCAGGCCACAACAATACAGGTGAAGGAAGAGTCTGCCAACTACATACAACTAACAAATGCAGTGTATGATTTTTGGATTATTATGCATGGGCTCAAGGTTATAGTCTCTGAAATCTTTCAAATAAGCCCAACAGGAGAGGTGTGTTTGCGACTTCAACTGCAAGTGCAAGTTAAATGCAAAGGTCCTCATGCAGTCTTTACCAATTTTAATTTTCAAGTTGAAACTCGTGGCTGTGAGGGAACCATAGCTCATACTGATACTGCAAGGGGTGCTTCTATTATAACATACCAAGCCGTGAGTCCCGATGGTAGTGGGCTTGAGTACTGGCCAGAGACTATGCTCCTTACTGTCCAGAGGAAGATCACCAAATTTGGCATTGCCACTACTTATAGTTCTCGAGAAGGAGCTACATTGCCTGTGTTCTCTGGTAGCTTTGCTCATTTCATACCTTCCATCACTGAGCCTTCCCTTGTCCAAGCGGAATTCAAGACATCCTCCTCATTGGCCTTCTTGTTAGGAATTACAGTTCTCGTCCCTCACTGTGTGCAAGGAGCTGCGGCAACCGAGTTCTGGGCTTGGATTTCC